Proteins found in one Pelmatolapia mariae isolate MD_Pm_ZW linkage group LG7, Pm_UMD_F_2, whole genome shotgun sequence genomic segment:
- the mapk10 gene encoding mitogen-activated protein kinase 10 isoform X4, producing MVFMSRHFLYNCSQPVLDVKIAFCQGFGKQVDVSYIAKHYNMSKSKVDNQFYSVEVGDSTFTVLKRYQNLKPIGSGAQGIVCAGYDAVLDRNVAIKKLSRPFQNQTHAKRAYRELVLMKCVNHKNIISLLNVFTPQKSLEEFQDVYLVMELMDANLCQVIQMELDHERMSYLLYQMLCGIKHLHSAGIIHRDLKPSNIVVKSDCTLKILDFGLARTAGTSFMMTPYVVTRYYRAPEVILGMGYKENVDIWSVGCIMGEMVRHKILFPGRDYIDQWNKVIEQLGTPSPEFMKKLQPTVRNYVENRPKYAGLTFPKLFPDCLFPADSEHNKLKASQARDLLSKMLIIDPAKRMSVDEALQHPYINVWYDPAEVEAARDNIQISMPPPQIYDKQLDEREHSIDEWKELIYKEVMNFEERTKNGVVKGQPSPSGTLSA from the exons GTATTTATGAGCAGACATTTCTTATATAACTGCAGCCAACCAGTCCTGGATGTAAAGATAGCCTTTTGTCAG GGTTTTGGAAAACAAGTGGATGTGTCATATATTGCCAAGCATTACAACATGAGCAAAAGCAAAGTGGACAACCAGTTCTACAGTGTGGAAGTGGGAGACTCTACCTTCACAGTTTTAAAACGCTACCAGAATTTAAAGCCCATTGGTTCTGGAGCTCAGGGAATTGTCTG TGCGGGCTATGACGCTGTCCTGGACAGAAATGTAGCCATCAAGAAGCTGAGCAGACCCTTCCAGAACCAGACCCATGCCAAGAGGGCATACCGGGAGTTGGTGCTCATGAAATGCGtcaatcacaaaaat ATTATCAGTTTATTAAATGTCTTCACACCACAGAAATCATTAGAGGAATTCCAGGATGT gtatCTAGTGATGGAACTAATGGATGCCAACTTGTGCCAGGTGATTCAGATGGAGCTTGACCATGAGAGAATGTCCTACCTGCTCTACCAGATGCTGTGTGGTATCAAACATCTGCACTCAGCCGGCATTATTCACAGG GATCTCAAACCAAGCAATATAGTGGTGAAATCAGACTGTACCCTGAAAATCCTGGATTTCGGTCTGGCTAGGACTGCAGGCACCAGTTTCATGATGACCCCGTATGTGGTGACTCGATACTACAGAGCCCCAGAGGTCATACTAGGAATGGGATACAAGGAGAATG TGGATATTTGGTCGGTGGGGTGCATTATGGGAGAAATGGTGCGCCACAAAATCCTTTTCCCTGGCCGGGACT ATATTGATCAGTGGAACAAGGTGATCGAGCAGCTGGGCACGCCCTCGCCAGAATTCATGAAGAAACTTCAACCCACAGTGAGGAACTATGTCGAGAACCGGCCAAAGTACGCAGGCCTCACCTTCCCCAAACTCTTCCCCGATTGCCTTTTCCCTGCTGACTCTGAGCACAACAAACTCAAAG CAAGCCAGGCTAGAGACTTGCTGTCTAAGATGCTGATTATCGACCCTGCTAAGCGGATGTCAGTGGATGAGGCCTTACAGCACCCCTACATCAACGTGTGGTATGATCCGGCTGAGGTGGAGGCG GCCAGAGATAACATCCAAATATCCATG cCTCCACCTCAGATCTACGACAAGCAGCTGGATGAAAGAGAACACTCCATTGATGAATGGAAAG AACTTATCTACAAAGAGGTGATGAACTTTGAGGAGAGAACGAAGAATGGCGTTGTGAAGGGACAACCTTCACCTTCAGGTACTCTCAGTGCATAA
- the mapk10 gene encoding mitogen-activated protein kinase 10 isoform X1: MVFMSRHFLYNCSQPVLDVKIAFCQGFGKQVDVSYIAKHYNMSKSKVDNQFYSVEVGDSTFTVLKRYQNLKPIGSGAQGIVCAGYDAVLDRNVAIKKLSRPFQNQTHAKRAYRELVLMKCVNHKNIISLLNVFTPQKSLEEFQDVYLVMELMDANLCQVIQMELDHERMSYLLYQMLCGIKHLHSAGIIHRDLKPSNIVVKSDCTLKILDFGLARTAGTSFMMTPYVVTRYYRAPEVILGMGYKENVDIWSVGCIMGEMVRHKILFPGRDYIDQWNKVIEQLGTPSPEFMKKLQPTVRNYVENRPKYAGLTFPKLFPDCLFPADSEHNKLKASQARDLLSKMLIIDPAKRMSVDEALQHPYINVWYDPAEVEAARDNIQISMPPPQIYDKQLDEREHSIDEWKELIYKEVMNFEERTKNGVVKGQPSPSGAAVNSSESLPPSSSINDISSMSTDQTLASDTDSSLETSAGPLGCCR; encoded by the exons GTATTTATGAGCAGACATTTCTTATATAACTGCAGCCAACCAGTCCTGGATGTAAAGATAGCCTTTTGTCAG GGTTTTGGAAAACAAGTGGATGTGTCATATATTGCCAAGCATTACAACATGAGCAAAAGCAAAGTGGACAACCAGTTCTACAGTGTGGAAGTGGGAGACTCTACCTTCACAGTTTTAAAACGCTACCAGAATTTAAAGCCCATTGGTTCTGGAGCTCAGGGAATTGTCTG TGCGGGCTATGACGCTGTCCTGGACAGAAATGTAGCCATCAAGAAGCTGAGCAGACCCTTCCAGAACCAGACCCATGCCAAGAGGGCATACCGGGAGTTGGTGCTCATGAAATGCGtcaatcacaaaaat ATTATCAGTTTATTAAATGTCTTCACACCACAGAAATCATTAGAGGAATTCCAGGATGT gtatCTAGTGATGGAACTAATGGATGCCAACTTGTGCCAGGTGATTCAGATGGAGCTTGACCATGAGAGAATGTCCTACCTGCTCTACCAGATGCTGTGTGGTATCAAACATCTGCACTCAGCCGGCATTATTCACAGG GATCTCAAACCAAGCAATATAGTGGTGAAATCAGACTGTACCCTGAAAATCCTGGATTTCGGTCTGGCTAGGACTGCAGGCACCAGTTTCATGATGACCCCGTATGTGGTGACTCGATACTACAGAGCCCCAGAGGTCATACTAGGAATGGGATACAAGGAGAATG TGGATATTTGGTCGGTGGGGTGCATTATGGGAGAAATGGTGCGCCACAAAATCCTTTTCCCTGGCCGGGACT ATATTGATCAGTGGAACAAGGTGATCGAGCAGCTGGGCACGCCCTCGCCAGAATTCATGAAGAAACTTCAACCCACAGTGAGGAACTATGTCGAGAACCGGCCAAAGTACGCAGGCCTCACCTTCCCCAAACTCTTCCCCGATTGCCTTTTCCCTGCTGACTCTGAGCACAACAAACTCAAAG CAAGCCAGGCTAGAGACTTGCTGTCTAAGATGCTGATTATCGACCCTGCTAAGCGGATGTCAGTGGATGAGGCCTTACAGCACCCCTACATCAACGTGTGGTATGATCCGGCTGAGGTGGAGGCG GCCAGAGATAACATCCAAATATCCATG cCTCCACCTCAGATCTACGACAAGCAGCTGGATGAAAGAGAACACTCCATTGATGAATGGAAAG AACTTATCTACAAAGAGGTGATGAACTTTGAGGAGAGAACGAAGAATGGCGTTGTGAAGGGACAACCTTCACCTTCAG GTGCAGCCGTGAACAGCAGCGAgagcctccctccctcctcctcaaTCAACGACATCTCCTCCATGTCCACCGACCAGACCCTGGCCTCAGACACTGACAGCAGCCTGGAGACCTCTGCAGGACCCTTGGGGTGTTGCAGGTGA
- the mapk10 gene encoding mitogen-activated protein kinase 10 isoform X6 has product MVFMSRHFLYNCSQPVLDVKIAFCQGFGKQVDVSYIAKHYNMSKSKVDNQFYSVEVGDSTFTVLKRYQNLKPIGSGAQGIVCAGYDAVLDRNVAIKKLSRPFQNQTHAKRAYRELVLMKCVNHKNIISLLNVFTPQKSLEEFQDVYLVMELMDANLCQVIQMELDHERMSYLLYQMLCGIKHLHSAGIIHRDLKPSNIVVKSDCTLKILDFGLARTAGTSFMMTPYVVTRYYRAPEVILGMGYKENVDMWSVGCIFGELIRGTVLFPGTDHIDQWNKVIEQLGTPSPEFMKKLQPTVRNYVENRPKYAGLTFPKLFPDCLFPADSEHNKLKASQARDLLSKMLIIDPAKRMSVDEALQHPYINVWYDPAEVEAARDNIQISMPPPQIYDKQLDEREHSIDEWKELIYKEVMNFEERTKNGVVKGQPSPSGAAVNSSESLPPSSSINDISSMSTDQTLASDTDSSLETSAGPLGCCR; this is encoded by the exons GTATTTATGAGCAGACATTTCTTATATAACTGCAGCCAACCAGTCCTGGATGTAAAGATAGCCTTTTGTCAG GGTTTTGGAAAACAAGTGGATGTGTCATATATTGCCAAGCATTACAACATGAGCAAAAGCAAAGTGGACAACCAGTTCTACAGTGTGGAAGTGGGAGACTCTACCTTCACAGTTTTAAAACGCTACCAGAATTTAAAGCCCATTGGTTCTGGAGCTCAGGGAATTGTCTG TGCGGGCTATGACGCTGTCCTGGACAGAAATGTAGCCATCAAGAAGCTGAGCAGACCCTTCCAGAACCAGACCCATGCCAAGAGGGCATACCGGGAGTTGGTGCTCATGAAATGCGtcaatcacaaaaat ATTATCAGTTTATTAAATGTCTTCACACCACAGAAATCATTAGAGGAATTCCAGGATGT gtatCTAGTGATGGAACTAATGGATGCCAACTTGTGCCAGGTGATTCAGATGGAGCTTGACCATGAGAGAATGTCCTACCTGCTCTACCAGATGCTGTGTGGTATCAAACATCTGCACTCAGCCGGCATTATTCACAGG GATCTCAAACCAAGCAATATAGTGGTGAAATCAGACTGTACCCTGAAAATCCTGGATTTCGGTCTGGCTAGGACTGCAGGCACCAGTTTCATGATGACCCCGTATGTGGTGACTCGATACTACAGAGCCCCAGAGGTCATACTAGGAATGGGATACAAGGAGAATG TGGACATGTGGTCAGTCGGCTGCATCTTTGGAGAGTTGATAAGAGGGACAGTGCTGTTCCCTGGGACGGACC ATATTGATCAGTGGAACAAGGTGATCGAGCAGCTGGGCACGCCCTCGCCAGAATTCATGAAGAAACTTCAACCCACAGTGAGGAACTATGTCGAGAACCGGCCAAAGTACGCAGGCCTCACCTTCCCCAAACTCTTCCCCGATTGCCTTTTCCCTGCTGACTCTGAGCACAACAAACTCAAAG CAAGCCAGGCTAGAGACTTGCTGTCTAAGATGCTGATTATCGACCCTGCTAAGCGGATGTCAGTGGATGAGGCCTTACAGCACCCCTACATCAACGTGTGGTATGATCCGGCTGAGGTGGAGGCG GCCAGAGATAACATCCAAATATCCATG cCTCCACCTCAGATCTACGACAAGCAGCTGGATGAAAGAGAACACTCCATTGATGAATGGAAAG AACTTATCTACAAAGAGGTGATGAACTTTGAGGAGAGAACGAAGAATGGCGTTGTGAAGGGACAACCTTCACCTTCAG GTGCAGCCGTGAACAGCAGCGAgagcctccctccctcctcctcaaTCAACGACATCTCCTCCATGTCCACCGACCAGACCCTGGCCTCAGACACTGACAGCAGCCTGGAGACCTCTGCAGGACCCTTGGGGTGTTGCAGGTGA
- the mapk10 gene encoding mitogen-activated protein kinase 10 isoform X2, translating to MVFMSRHFLYNCSQPVLDVKIAFCQGFGKQVDVSYIAKHYNMSKSKVDNQFYSVEVGDSTFTVLKRYQNLKPIGSGAQGIVCAGYDAVLDRNVAIKKLSRPFQNQTHAKRAYRELVLMKCVNHKNIISLLNVFTPQKSLEEFQDVYLVMELMDANLCQVIQMELDHERMSYLLYQMLCGIKHLHSAGIIHRDLKPSNIVVKSDCTLKILDFGLARTAGTSFMMTPYVVTRYYRAPEVILGMGYKENVDIWSVGCIMGEMVRHKILFPGRDYIDQWNKVIEQLGTPSPEFMKKLQPTVRNYVENRPKYAGLTFPKLFPDCLFPADSEHNKLKASQARDLLSKMLIIDPAKRMSVDEALQHPYINVWYDPAEVEAPPPQIYDKQLDEREHSIDEWKELIYKEVMNFEERTKNGVVKGQPSPSGAAVNSSESLPPSSSINDISSMSTDQTLASDTDSSLETSAGPLGCCR from the exons GTATTTATGAGCAGACATTTCTTATATAACTGCAGCCAACCAGTCCTGGATGTAAAGATAGCCTTTTGTCAG GGTTTTGGAAAACAAGTGGATGTGTCATATATTGCCAAGCATTACAACATGAGCAAAAGCAAAGTGGACAACCAGTTCTACAGTGTGGAAGTGGGAGACTCTACCTTCACAGTTTTAAAACGCTACCAGAATTTAAAGCCCATTGGTTCTGGAGCTCAGGGAATTGTCTG TGCGGGCTATGACGCTGTCCTGGACAGAAATGTAGCCATCAAGAAGCTGAGCAGACCCTTCCAGAACCAGACCCATGCCAAGAGGGCATACCGGGAGTTGGTGCTCATGAAATGCGtcaatcacaaaaat ATTATCAGTTTATTAAATGTCTTCACACCACAGAAATCATTAGAGGAATTCCAGGATGT gtatCTAGTGATGGAACTAATGGATGCCAACTTGTGCCAGGTGATTCAGATGGAGCTTGACCATGAGAGAATGTCCTACCTGCTCTACCAGATGCTGTGTGGTATCAAACATCTGCACTCAGCCGGCATTATTCACAGG GATCTCAAACCAAGCAATATAGTGGTGAAATCAGACTGTACCCTGAAAATCCTGGATTTCGGTCTGGCTAGGACTGCAGGCACCAGTTTCATGATGACCCCGTATGTGGTGACTCGATACTACAGAGCCCCAGAGGTCATACTAGGAATGGGATACAAGGAGAATG TGGATATTTGGTCGGTGGGGTGCATTATGGGAGAAATGGTGCGCCACAAAATCCTTTTCCCTGGCCGGGACT ATATTGATCAGTGGAACAAGGTGATCGAGCAGCTGGGCACGCCCTCGCCAGAATTCATGAAGAAACTTCAACCCACAGTGAGGAACTATGTCGAGAACCGGCCAAAGTACGCAGGCCTCACCTTCCCCAAACTCTTCCCCGATTGCCTTTTCCCTGCTGACTCTGAGCACAACAAACTCAAAG CAAGCCAGGCTAGAGACTTGCTGTCTAAGATGCTGATTATCGACCCTGCTAAGCGGATGTCAGTGGATGAGGCCTTACAGCACCCCTACATCAACGTGTGGTATGATCCGGCTGAGGTGGAGGCG cCTCCACCTCAGATCTACGACAAGCAGCTGGATGAAAGAGAACACTCCATTGATGAATGGAAAG AACTTATCTACAAAGAGGTGATGAACTTTGAGGAGAGAACGAAGAATGGCGTTGTGAAGGGACAACCTTCACCTTCAG GTGCAGCCGTGAACAGCAGCGAgagcctccctccctcctcctcaaTCAACGACATCTCCTCCATGTCCACCGACCAGACCCTGGCCTCAGACACTGACAGCAGCCTGGAGACCTCTGCAGGACCCTTGGGGTGTTGCAGGTGA
- the mapk10 gene encoding mitogen-activated protein kinase 10 isoform X5: MVFMSRHFLYNCSQPVLDVKIAFCQGFGKQVDVSYIAKHYNMSKSKVDNQFYSVEVGDSTFTVLKRYQNLKPIGSGAQGIVCAGYDAVLDRNVAIKKLSRPFQNQTHAKRAYRELVLMKCVNHKNIISLLNVFTPQKSLEEFQDVYLVMELMDANLCQVIQMELDHERMSYLLYQMLCGIKHLHSAGIIHRDLKPSNIVVKSDCTLKILDFGLARTAGTSFMMTPYVVTRYYRAPEVILGMGYKENVDIWSVGCIMGEMVRHKILFPGRDYIDQWNKVIEQLGTPSPEFMKKLQPTVRNYVENRPKYAGLTFPKLFPDCLFPADSEHNKLKASQARDLLSKMLIIDPAKRMSVDEALQHPYINVWYDPAEVEAARDNIQISMPPPQIYDKQLDEREHSIDEWKELIYKEVMNFEERTKNGVVKGQPSPSAQVQP; the protein is encoded by the exons GTATTTATGAGCAGACATTTCTTATATAACTGCAGCCAACCAGTCCTGGATGTAAAGATAGCCTTTTGTCAG GGTTTTGGAAAACAAGTGGATGTGTCATATATTGCCAAGCATTACAACATGAGCAAAAGCAAAGTGGACAACCAGTTCTACAGTGTGGAAGTGGGAGACTCTACCTTCACAGTTTTAAAACGCTACCAGAATTTAAAGCCCATTGGTTCTGGAGCTCAGGGAATTGTCTG TGCGGGCTATGACGCTGTCCTGGACAGAAATGTAGCCATCAAGAAGCTGAGCAGACCCTTCCAGAACCAGACCCATGCCAAGAGGGCATACCGGGAGTTGGTGCTCATGAAATGCGtcaatcacaaaaat ATTATCAGTTTATTAAATGTCTTCACACCACAGAAATCATTAGAGGAATTCCAGGATGT gtatCTAGTGATGGAACTAATGGATGCCAACTTGTGCCAGGTGATTCAGATGGAGCTTGACCATGAGAGAATGTCCTACCTGCTCTACCAGATGCTGTGTGGTATCAAACATCTGCACTCAGCCGGCATTATTCACAGG GATCTCAAACCAAGCAATATAGTGGTGAAATCAGACTGTACCCTGAAAATCCTGGATTTCGGTCTGGCTAGGACTGCAGGCACCAGTTTCATGATGACCCCGTATGTGGTGACTCGATACTACAGAGCCCCAGAGGTCATACTAGGAATGGGATACAAGGAGAATG TGGATATTTGGTCGGTGGGGTGCATTATGGGAGAAATGGTGCGCCACAAAATCCTTTTCCCTGGCCGGGACT ATATTGATCAGTGGAACAAGGTGATCGAGCAGCTGGGCACGCCCTCGCCAGAATTCATGAAGAAACTTCAACCCACAGTGAGGAACTATGTCGAGAACCGGCCAAAGTACGCAGGCCTCACCTTCCCCAAACTCTTCCCCGATTGCCTTTTCCCTGCTGACTCTGAGCACAACAAACTCAAAG CAAGCCAGGCTAGAGACTTGCTGTCTAAGATGCTGATTATCGACCCTGCTAAGCGGATGTCAGTGGATGAGGCCTTACAGCACCCCTACATCAACGTGTGGTATGATCCGGCTGAGGTGGAGGCG GCCAGAGATAACATCCAAATATCCATG cCTCCACCTCAGATCTACGACAAGCAGCTGGATGAAAGAGAACACTCCATTGATGAATGGAAAG AACTTATCTACAAAGAGGTGATGAACTTTGAGGAGAGAACGAAGAATGGCGTTGTGAAGGGACAACCTTCACCTTCAG CACAGGTGCAGCCGTGA
- the mapk10 gene encoding mitogen-activated protein kinase 10 isoform X3 has protein sequence MSKSKVDNQFYSVEVGDSTFTVLKRYQNLKPIGSGAQGIVCAGYDAVLDRNVAIKKLSRPFQNQTHAKRAYRELVLMKCVNHKNIISLLNVFTPQKSLEEFQDVYLVMELMDANLCQVIQMELDHERMSYLLYQMLCGIKHLHSAGIIHRDLKPSNIVVKSDCTLKILDFGLARTAGTSFMMTPYVVTRYYRAPEVILGMGYKENVDIWSVGCIMGEMVRHKILFPGRDYIDQWNKVIEQLGTPSPEFMKKLQPTVRNYVENRPKYAGLTFPKLFPDCLFPADSEHNKLKASQARDLLSKMLIIDPAKRMSVDEALQHPYINVWYDPAEVEAARDNIQISMPPPQIYDKQLDEREHSIDEWKELIYKEVMNFEERTKNGVVKGQPSPSGAAVNSSESLPPSSSINDISSMSTDQTLASDTDSSLETSAGPLGCCR, from the exons ATGAGCAAAAGCAAAGTGGACAACCAGTTCTACAGTGTGGAAGTGGGAGACTCTACCTTCACAGTTTTAAAACGCTACCAGAATTTAAAGCCCATTGGTTCTGGAGCTCAGGGAATTGTCTG TGCGGGCTATGACGCTGTCCTGGACAGAAATGTAGCCATCAAGAAGCTGAGCAGACCCTTCCAGAACCAGACCCATGCCAAGAGGGCATACCGGGAGTTGGTGCTCATGAAATGCGtcaatcacaaaaat ATTATCAGTTTATTAAATGTCTTCACACCACAGAAATCATTAGAGGAATTCCAGGATGT gtatCTAGTGATGGAACTAATGGATGCCAACTTGTGCCAGGTGATTCAGATGGAGCTTGACCATGAGAGAATGTCCTACCTGCTCTACCAGATGCTGTGTGGTATCAAACATCTGCACTCAGCCGGCATTATTCACAGG GATCTCAAACCAAGCAATATAGTGGTGAAATCAGACTGTACCCTGAAAATCCTGGATTTCGGTCTGGCTAGGACTGCAGGCACCAGTTTCATGATGACCCCGTATGTGGTGACTCGATACTACAGAGCCCCAGAGGTCATACTAGGAATGGGATACAAGGAGAATG TGGATATTTGGTCGGTGGGGTGCATTATGGGAGAAATGGTGCGCCACAAAATCCTTTTCCCTGGCCGGGACT ATATTGATCAGTGGAACAAGGTGATCGAGCAGCTGGGCACGCCCTCGCCAGAATTCATGAAGAAACTTCAACCCACAGTGAGGAACTATGTCGAGAACCGGCCAAAGTACGCAGGCCTCACCTTCCCCAAACTCTTCCCCGATTGCCTTTTCCCTGCTGACTCTGAGCACAACAAACTCAAAG CAAGCCAGGCTAGAGACTTGCTGTCTAAGATGCTGATTATCGACCCTGCTAAGCGGATGTCAGTGGATGAGGCCTTACAGCACCCCTACATCAACGTGTGGTATGATCCGGCTGAGGTGGAGGCG GCCAGAGATAACATCCAAATATCCATG cCTCCACCTCAGATCTACGACAAGCAGCTGGATGAAAGAGAACACTCCATTGATGAATGGAAAG AACTTATCTACAAAGAGGTGATGAACTTTGAGGAGAGAACGAAGAATGGCGTTGTGAAGGGACAACCTTCACCTTCAG GTGCAGCCGTGAACAGCAGCGAgagcctccctccctcctcctcaaTCAACGACATCTCCTCCATGTCCACCGACCAGACCCTGGCCTCAGACACTGACAGCAGCCTGGAGACCTCTGCAGGACCCTTGGGGTGTTGCAGGTGA